The following proteins come from a genomic window of Ilumatobacter coccineus YM16-304:
- the zwf gene encoding glucose-6-phosphate dehydrogenase, translating to MSEQPITTDVPYVDTAQIDPNQPEADALVLFGATGDLAKRKLFPSLYKLERSNTLDVPVIGVARSDWTDDDFRTHARESIEAHVDDADDEIISSLSDRLDLIQGDYADEATWEELRDTLDRHGSETAVFYMAIPPSIFPMVAEKLASVGLNERGRIVVEKPFGRDLDSAVELNQTLHSVFPEDHIFRIDHYLGKEAVEDLLVFRFANTLLEPVWNRNYVRSVQVTMSETIGVEGRGSFYEGVGAIRDVLQNHLLQVIALLAMEPPAGPDARFLQDEKAKVISAMRPIECSQMVRGQYVGYRDEDGVADDSSVETFAAVRLEIDSWRWAGVPWYVRVGKGLAENATEAVIELREPPRMLFDEAGSPPPERNLIRLRLGKNDGVTFALQAKTPGPSLDSQEVDVDVDFAAALGERQDAYERLLGDALVGSLRRFARQDVVEGTWAIVQPALDEPGEIFPYFRDSWGPSEADNILEPGDHWYPPSPAR from the coding sequence ATGAGCGAGCAGCCCATCACGACCGACGTTCCGTACGTCGACACCGCGCAGATCGACCCGAACCAGCCCGAAGCCGACGCGCTCGTGCTGTTCGGCGCAACCGGCGACCTCGCCAAGCGCAAGCTGTTCCCGTCGCTCTACAAACTCGAACGCTCCAACACACTCGACGTCCCCGTCATCGGCGTCGCCCGCAGCGACTGGACCGACGACGACTTCCGCACGCACGCACGCGAATCGATCGAGGCCCACGTCGACGACGCCGACGACGAGATCATCAGCTCGCTGTCGGACCGGCTCGACCTCATCCAGGGCGACTACGCCGACGAAGCCACCTGGGAAGAACTGCGCGACACGCTCGACCGCCATGGCTCGGAGACCGCGGTGTTCTACATGGCGATACCGCCGTCGATCTTCCCGATGGTGGCCGAGAAGCTGGCGTCGGTCGGCCTCAACGAACGCGGCCGCATCGTGGTCGAGAAGCCGTTCGGACGCGATCTCGATTCGGCCGTCGAACTCAACCAGACGCTGCACTCGGTGTTTCCCGAAGACCACATCTTCCGCATCGACCACTACCTCGGCAAGGAAGCCGTCGAAGACCTCCTCGTGTTCCGCTTCGCGAACACGTTGCTCGAACCCGTCTGGAACCGCAACTACGTCCGCAGCGTGCAGGTCACCATGTCGGAGACGATCGGCGTCGAGGGTCGCGGCAGCTTCTACGAAGGCGTCGGCGCCATCCGCGACGTGTTGCAGAACCACCTGCTCCAGGTGATCGCGCTCCTCGCGATGGAGCCCCCGGCGGGCCCTGATGCCCGCTTCCTCCAAGACGAGAAGGCCAAGGTCATCAGCGCCATGCGCCCGATCGAGTGCTCGCAGATGGTGCGCGGTCAGTACGTCGGGTATCGAGACGAAGACGGCGTGGCCGACGACTCGTCGGTCGAGACCTTCGCCGCCGTGCGCCTCGAGATCGACTCGTGGCGCTGGGCCGGTGTGCCCTGGTACGTCCGCGTCGGCAAGGGGCTCGCCGAGAACGCGACCGAAGCGGTGATCGAACTGCGCGAGCCGCCGCGCATGCTGTTCGACGAGGCCGGCAGCCCGCCGCCCGAACGCAACCTGATCCGGCTGCGGCTCGGCAAGAACGACGGGGTCACCTTCGCGCTCCAGGCCAAGACGCCCGGTCCCAGCCTCGACAGCCAGGAGGTCGACGTCGACGTCGACTTCGCCGCGGCGCTCGGCGAACGGCAGGACGCGTACGAGCGCCTGCTCGGTGACGCGCTCGTCGGCTCGCTGCGTCGATTCGCCCGCCAAGACGTCGTCGAAGGCACGTGGGCGATCGTGCAGCCGGCGCTCGACGAGCCCGGCGAGATCTTCCCGTACTTCCGCGATTCGTGGGGCCCCTCGGAGGCCGACAACATCCTCGAGCCCGGCGACCACTGGTACCCGCCCTCCCCCGCACGCTGA
- the gnd gene encoding phosphogluconate dehydrogenase (NAD(+)-dependent, decarboxylating), translated as MQLGMIGLGRMGANMVRRLAGGGHDCVVFDVNHDAVTALEAEGFTGAHSLEELVASLDAPRSIWVMIPAAYVEGTLEQLIPLLDPDDTVIDGGNSWYHLDVDRSKKYAGDGIHYVDVGTSGGVAGLERGYCLMIGGDDTAVERLEPVFDTLAPGVEAAERTPGRTGDIAPEEQGWLHCGPSGSGHFVKMVHNGIEYGLMAALGEGLNVLAKANIGKEDHEIDAETAPLDAAEYYQYDIDLAKVTEVWRRGSVITSWLLDLTAEAYLDDPNLDAYSGHVSDSGEGRWTIDAAIDEGVPVPVLSAALFQRFSSRGRSDVADKALSAMRAGFGGHKEKKESSR; from the coding sequence ATGCAACTGGGCATGATCGGACTCGGCCGGATGGGCGCCAACATGGTGCGACGACTCGCGGGAGGAGGCCACGACTGCGTCGTGTTCGACGTGAACCACGACGCCGTCACGGCACTCGAAGCCGAGGGATTCACCGGCGCACACTCACTCGAAGAACTCGTCGCCTCGCTCGACGCGCCGCGCTCGATCTGGGTGATGATCCCCGCGGCCTACGTCGAGGGCACCCTCGAGCAGCTGATTCCGCTGCTCGACCCCGACGACACCGTCATCGACGGCGGCAACTCGTGGTACCACCTCGACGTCGACCGGTCGAAGAAGTACGCCGGCGACGGCATCCACTACGTCGACGTCGGCACCAGTGGTGGTGTCGCCGGACTCGAGCGCGGCTACTGCCTGATGATCGGCGGCGACGACACTGCGGTCGAGCGCCTGGAACCGGTCTTCGACACCCTCGCACCCGGCGTCGAGGCAGCCGAGCGCACCCCCGGCCGCACCGGCGACATCGCCCCCGAGGAGCAGGGTTGGCTCCATTGCGGCCCGAGTGGCTCGGGCCACTTCGTGAAGATGGTGCACAACGGCATCGAGTACGGCCTCATGGCCGCCCTGGGCGAAGGCCTCAACGTGCTCGCCAAGGCCAACATCGGCAAGGAGGACCACGAGATCGACGCCGAGACCGCGCCGCTCGACGCTGCCGAGTACTACCAGTACGACATCGACCTGGCGAAGGTCACCGAAGTGTGGCGACGCGGGTCGGTGATCACGTCGTGGCTGCTCGACCTCACCGCCGAGGCCTACCTCGACGACCCGAACCTCGACGCCTACTCCGGCCACGTCAGCGACTCGGGCGAAGGCCGCTGGACCATCGACGCCGCCATCGACGAAGGCGTGCCGGTGCCCGTGCTGTCGGCGGCACTGTTCCAACGGTTCAGCTCGCGCGGTCGATCCGACGTGGCCGACAAGGCGCTGTCGGCGATGCGCGCCGGGTTCGGCGGCCACAAGGAGAAGAAGGAGTCCAGCCGATGA